The nucleotide sequence GCGACTAGACTGCTCTTTTGCACTTTGAAGACTAAAAATTTGATAAATTTCTTTAAAGTCTTTGCTTCTTTCGTTCTCATCTCTTTTTATGGTTTTTAATCTTGTTAAATTTGTAAATTCTTGCATTTTAATCTCCGTCGGCTGGATTTAATGGAAGTTTAGTCATATCTTTTGGCTTTACCATCCAAAACTCTCTTATAGAGTCTCTAAAATTATCTAAAATGTACTTAGCTCTAACGCTTTTTGTCTCGTTATAATAAGCTCTGATGAGACGCTTTAAAAAGTGCCTTGCTTCGTCCATTTCATCAGTATCTATACGTAAAGCAATGACTAATTCTTGATTTAATTTATCTATAAACTCTCTTTTTTCATCCCATACAAAGGCGATTCCGCCGGTCATTCCTGCTCCGAAGTTTATACCGGTGTCCCCAAGTATAGCTACGACTCCACCAGTCATATACTCACAAGCATGGTCGCCGACGCCCTCCACTACTGCAGTTGCACCTGAGTTTCGCACACAAAATCTCTCTCCTACAATTCCACTAGCAAAGAGCTTACCTCCAGTAGCACCATAAAGACAGGTATTTCCAGCTACGGCAAAATAGTTATTTGGATCATTTGGACTTATAACTATGCGTCCTCCATTCATCCCTTTACCAACATAGTCATTTGCGCTACCTTTTAGATATAAAGCCATTCCACTAGCTAAAAATGCTCCTAAACTCTGTCCGGCTATACCGTTTAAATTTATCCTGATAGTCTGACTAACAAAGCCTTCATTACCGTAATATTTTGCTATCTCGCCGCTTATAAGAGCACCGAAACTTCTATTTTGGTTACAAATTTGCTTATCGATAACTATCTTTTCATCTGGATTTTGTATAGTTTTATAAACTTCTTTTAAGACGCTTTTTTCAAATTCATTCTTATCAAAAGGATTATTTGGCTTACCACTACTTTTGTTATCTCCACCTATAACCCTTAGAAGCTCACTCATATCAAATTTACTCTCCACTGGGCTTAAAAGCTCATTTCTGCCTATTATCTCATCTAAGCTTTTATATCCCATTTTTGCTAACTCAAGCCTAACATCTTCAGCTAATAAAGTAAAATAATTTACCACTCTATCTACGCTTCCGCTAAATTTACTCCTTAAAGCCGGATCTTGAGTAGCAACTCCTTCGGTACAGCGATTTAAATGGCATATTTTCAATACTTTACAACCTAAAATAACCAAAGCCAAAGTTCCAAAAGCATAACTTTCAGCTCCTAATAATGCAGCCTTTATGATATCTTGACCGATTTTTAATCCACCATCTGTTTGAAGATGAACACTGTTTCTTAGGTTATTTACTTTTAAAGCATTGTGCGCTTCTATAAGACCTAACTCCCACGGATTTCCAGTAAATTTGATACTACTCCAACCAGCAGCTCCAGTACCTCCGTCTCCGCCGCTTATAATGATTTTATCAGCGTAACATTTAGCAACTCCAGCTGCTATAGTACCTACTCCAGCACTAGAAACCAGTTTTACTGCGATAGTAGCTTTTGGATTTACTTGCTTTAAATCAAAAATGAGCTGAGCCAAATCCTCAATGCTATAGATATCGTGATGAGGAGGAGGACTTATAAGAGTAACTCCTGGCGTTGTATAACGCAGAGTTGCTATAAGCTGCGTTACTTTATATCCAGGAAGCTGTCCGCCCTCTCCTGGTTTTGCACCTTGAGCTAATTTTATTTGAATTTCAGTAGCACTAGCTAAATACTCCGGAGTTACACCAAATCTTCCACTTGCAATCTGCTTTATCTGCGAGTTAGCAGGACTTTTTAATCTCTGATTAGCTTCTCCTCCCTCGCCTGAGTTGCTCATAGCTCCTAGCTTATTCATAGCTAAAGCTAGAGCTTCATGCGCTTCTGGGCTTATAGAACCTAAACTCATAGCAGCTGAATTAAAACGTTTTAATATACTACTTGCAGGCTCAACCTCATCTACACTTATAGGTTCTTTATCACTTTTTATATCAAGAAAATCCCTGACCATTCTAAGTCCGCGACCTTTGATAGCGTCTCTGATTTTAGAAAAATCATTCATATCGCCCGTGATACTGGTTTTGTGAATTTGATTTATGATAAAAGGCGTATAGTCGTGAAACTCATCTTTATCAAGGTATTTATAAAATCCACCTAAATGTAGGGGTATAAGATGATCACCGAAATTAAAAGCGGATTTATGATATTTTAAAACTCTTTTTTCTATATCGTCATACTCAAGTCCTGGTATAAGTACGCTAGAAGCCGCAAAGCATTCATTAACCACGGTTTGGCTAAGACCTAAGATATCAAACAAAGCTGAGTTTTTATAGCTTCCTACGGTTGATATACCCATTTTCGACATTATCTTTAAAAGCCCGGTATTTAGAGCATGGTGGATATTTTTTAAACCTGCTTTTATCTGCACCTCATCATTATCTTTTAAAATCTCATAACCACTTGCAAAAAGAAGATACGGATATACCGCACTTGCGCCGTATCCGATCATCATAGCACAGCTATGAGAGTCTAGTATCTCGCCGCTAACTGCTATAATGGTTACGCTATGACGAAGTCCCTCTTCTATGAGGGCTTGATGAACTCTACCTACTGCCATAGCCATAGGTATTGAAGCGTTAGAACTATCCACTCCTCTATCATCAAGTAAAACAATATGAACTCCGCTCTTTATAGCATTTATAACATCATAAACAAGATCTTCTAAACTACCTTTTAAATTTTCACTAAATAGCGTGCTAAATGTTTGATTTTTAAATTCACTTTGGAATTTAGGGCTATTTTCATCTCCAAAACTTTTTAATACTTCAAATTTATCCTGCATCAAAATCGGAGATGTTGTTTTGATACGTTTTGCATGAAGCTCACTCTCTTCTAAAAAGTTCCTAAACTCACCAAAAGTCACGTTCAAACTCATTACAACCATTTCGCGAAGTGGATCTATAGGAGGATTTGTTACTTGGGCAAATTTCTGTTTAAAAAAGTCACTAAATCTTCTTTGGGAGTCGCTAAATGCAGCCAAACTTGTATCATCGCCCATAGATCCGGTTGCTTCTTTACCGCTTGTAATCATAGGAGATAAAATCATCTCTTTAAACTCATTTGTTATGCTGAAATTTCTTTGCAAAGCGTGAAGATTATCTAACTCATAGTCGCTTAACTTCTCAAAAGCGATCTCTACGAACTCTTCTAAATGAACCATATTATCATTTAGCCATTTTGTATAGTCTTGGCTATTTTTGATATAATCATTTATCTCATCATTTTTCATAACCTTGCCGTATTTTAGATCAAGACCTATCATCTGACCACTTTGAAGGCGACCTCGCTCAAGTATATTACTCTCATCTATATCAAGAACGCCATACTCGCTAGAAATTAAAATTCTTGAATCCTTCGTGATGATGTATTTTGCAGGTCTAAGTCCGTTTCTATCTAAACAGCAAGCGATAAATCTACCGTTTGTAAATGATACAGCTGCAGGTCCGTCCCATGGAGCAAAATTTGGGCTCGTATATTCGTAAAATGAACGTATTTTTGAGTCTGTATATGGGCTATTTTGCCATGGAGCAGGAAGAACCAACCTAATGGCTTTGAAAAAATCCACTTCATTTTCTATAAGAAACTCAAACATATTATCTAAGCTCGCACTATCGCTTCTATCATCTCCTGTGATAGGAATCATCATATTTAACTCATCGTTTGTAAATCTATAGCTTTTTAAGCATTTTTCTTGGATTGTTAAATTTGTTCTGTTTGCAGAGATCGAGTTTATCTCTCCGTTATGAGCTATCGTTCTAAATGGTTGAGCTAAGCGCCATTTAGGAAGCGTATTTGTAGAAAATCTTTGATGAAAAAGCGCAAAACTACTACAAAACTCTTTGTCGCTTAAATCTTTAAAAAAGGTCTTTATATAAGTAGGCATTATAAGACCTTTATAAACTATAACTTTATCCGAACATGAACAGACATAAAAATCGTCATCTTCTTTGAAGTATTTTTGAATTTCGCGTCTTGCAAGATATAGCAAAGAACTAAAATATTTTTTAGCAATTATGCTATTTGGCGTGATAAAAAACTGAACTATACGCGGTAAAGTCTCTAAAGCAAGCTCTCCTAATGCGCTTTCATCTATAGGAACATCTCTTTTTAAAATAACTTTCAAGTCGTTTTTCAGACATATTTCCTCAAATTTTTCCATATGCTCATCAGTCTTTAAAAAAACCATAGCTACGCCAAACTGCTCTGGAAGCAGAACGCCGCACTCTTTAGCAGCCTTTTTCATAAATGAAGTAGGCATTGAAAAAAGCAGACCACAGCCATCTCCACTCTTACCATCGCTCGCTATAGCGCCTCTATGCATCATTCGCTCAAGAGCCGTTATGGCATCAATTGTATTTTGATAGCTAGGAATATTATTTAAATTTGCAAGCAAACCAAAGCCACAATTATCTTTATATGAGTATAATCTATCCATATTTTCGACCTTTTTTAAATAAAAAATTGCGCTATTATATAAAAATTTTACTTAAAATATTATAAATATGGTAAATAAGGCTTTTAATAGGTAAAATATCATCTTTATATACTATATTTTAACTTAAATTTCAATAAATTAATCTAATATTTTACACCATAAAAGCTCATCATTTTCAAATTTAGAAGTATGCATAATCTTTATTTTTAAATTTAAACTAATCGCTTTCCCTACTTTAAACTCGTTTGAACGATAAATCAAAAGCCATTTTACTCTTTTATCTAAATTTAAAAGCGCATTTTCTCCACCCTCAAACATAACAAATTTACGCTCAAACGCCGCGTCTAGTGAATTTGAAATGATAACGTCTCTGCTAGCAACGTTAAAAAGCGGAATCGTCTTGTCAAATTTAGACTCTTTTGAGTATAAAAGAATATCTGGATTTTTACCGTTTTTTACAAGTCTTGTGTCTAGTAAAGGACGATCTGTTCTGACACTGTTTCCTCCTATGACAAGCATATCTACTAATGATCTAAGTTTGTGAGAATGAGTGCGACTTTTTAAATTTGAGATAATTCCGCCACTTGCAATACCGTTTTGCGTTAAA is from Campylobacter fetus subsp. testudinum 03-427 and encodes:
- the gltB gene encoding glutamate synthase, large subunit (Pfam matches to PF00310.17 GATase_2, and to PF01645.13 Glu_synthase, and to PF04898.10 Glu_syn_central, and to PF01493.15 GXGXG), whose product is MDRLYSYKDNCGFGLLANLNNIPSYQNTIDAITALERMMHRGAIASDGKSGDGCGLLFSMPTSFMKKAAKECGVLLPEQFGVAMVFLKTDEHMEKFEEICLKNDLKVILKRDVPIDESALGELALETLPRIVQFFITPNSIIAKKYFSSLLYLARREIQKYFKEDDDFYVCSCSDKVIVYKGLIMPTYIKTFFKDLSDKEFCSSFALFHQRFSTNTLPKWRLAQPFRTIAHNGEINSISANRTNLTIQEKCLKSYRFTNDELNMMIPITGDDRSDSASLDNMFEFLIENEVDFFKAIRLVLPAPWQNSPYTDSKIRSFYEYTSPNFAPWDGPAAVSFTNGRFIACCLDRNGLRPAKYIITKDSRILISSEYGVLDIDESNILERGRLQSGQMIGLDLKYGKVMKNDEINDYIKNSQDYTKWLNDNMVHLEEFVEIAFEKLSDYELDNLHALQRNFSITNEFKEMILSPMITSGKEATGSMGDDTSLAAFSDSQRRFSDFFKQKFAQVTNPPIDPLREMVVMSLNVTFGEFRNFLEESELHAKRIKTTSPILMQDKFEVLKSFGDENSPKFQSEFKNQTFSTLFSENLKGSLEDLVYDVINAIKSGVHIVLLDDRGVDSSNASIPMAMAVGRVHQALIEEGLRHSVTIIAVSGEILDSHSCAMMIGYGASAVYPYLLFASGYEILKDNDEVQIKAGLKNIHHALNTGLLKIMSKMGISTVGSYKNSALFDILGLSQTVVNECFAASSVLIPGLEYDDIEKRVLKYHKSAFNFGDHLIPLHLGGFYKYLDKDEFHDYTPFIINQIHKTSITGDMNDFSKIRDAIKGRGLRMVRDFLDIKSDKEPISVDEVEPASSILKRFNSAAMSLGSISPEAHEALALAMNKLGAMSNSGEGGEANQRLKSPANSQIKQIASGRFGVTPEYLASATEIQIKLAQGAKPGEGGQLPGYKVTQLIATLRYTTPGVTLISPPPHHDIYSIEDLAQLIFDLKQVNPKATIAVKLVSSAGVGTIAAGVAKCYADKIIISGGDGGTGAAGWSSIKFTGNPWELGLIEAHNALKVNNLRNSVHLQTDGGLKIGQDIIKAALLGAESYAFGTLALVILGCKVLKICHLNRCTEGVATQDPALRSKFSGSVDRVVNYFTLLAEDVRLELAKMGYKSLDEIIGRNELLSPVESKFDMSELLRVIGGDNKSSGKPNNPFDKNEFEKSVLKEVYKTIQNPDEKIVIDKQICNQNRSFGALISGEIAKYYGNEGFVSQTIRINLNGIAGQSLGAFLASGMALYLKGSANDYVGKGMNGGRIVISPNDPNNYFAVAGNTCLYGATGGKLFASGIVGERFCVRNSGATAVVEGVGDHACEYMTGGVVAILGDTGINFGAGMTGGIAFVWDEKREFIDKLNQELVIALRIDTDEMDEARHFLKRLIRAYYNETKSVRAKYILDNFRDSIREFWMVKPKDMTKLPLNPADGD